In a genomic window of Punica granatum isolate Tunisia-2019 chromosome 6, ASM765513v2, whole genome shotgun sequence:
- the LOC116212082 gene encoding uncharacterized protein K02A2.6-like: MVKKSNGKWRMFVDFTYLSKACPMDAYHLSRNDLLVDSTTNNQLPSFMDAYSRYNRIMMNPADKEHTSFFTDNGALTYERLVNMMFAKQLGRNVEAYVDGMIVKSRLANGHCIDLQETFDTLQKYRMKLNPEKCAFRMQSGKFLGFMINQQGIETNLEKVPTILYMASPRNVHEVQKLTGRLTALNRFLTRSGDKCYPFFQALKRARNFAWSEECEVAFEGIKEHLHTLPALVKQMHDETLSAYLRVSDTAVSSVPIREERREQQSVYHASKCCSQQRRTTWLLRSGASCW, translated from the exons ATGGTGAAGAAAAGCAATGGAAAATGGAGGATGTTTGTGGACTTCACATATTTGAGCAAAGCATGTCCAATGGATGCATATCATTTGTCGCGTAATGACTTGCTGGTAGATTCGACAACCAACAACCAGCTCCCGAGCTTCATGGACGCCTACTCTAGGTATAATCGAATCATGATGAACCCTGCAGACAAGGAGCACACATCATTCTTCACAGATAATGGG GCCTTGACGTATGAGAGGTTGGTCAACATGATGTTTGCGAAGCAGCTGGGACGGAACGTGGAGGCTTATGTAGATGGCATGATTGTGAAGTCCCGCCTCGCGAATGGTCATTGCATAGATTTACAGGAGACCTTTGACACTCTGCAGAAGTATCGAATGAAGCTGAATCCCGAGAAGTGTGCTTTTAGAATGCAGTCAGGGAAATTCTTGGGGTTCATGATCAATCAGCAAGGGATCGAAACCAATCTCGAAAAGGTTCCGACCATTCTGTACATGGCCTCCCCAAGGAATGTTCATGAAGTGCAGAAGTTGACTGGAAGGTTAACTGCGTTGAATAGGTTTTTGACAAGGTCAGGGGACAAGTGCTACCCGTTCTTCCAGGCTCTCAAAAGGGCGCGGAACTTTGCCTGGTCTGAGGAATGCGAAGTGGCATTTGAAGGGATCAAGGAGCACTTGCATACCTTGCCTGCATTAGTGAAGCAAATGCATGATGAAACCCTGTCCGCTTACCTTAGAGTCTCTGACACAGCTGTTAGCTCAGTACCGATCCgcgaagagaggagagagcaGCAGTCAGTTTACCATGCCAGTAAGTGCTGCTCCCAACAGAGAAGAACTACATGGCTATTGAGAAGTGGGGCTTCATGTTGGTAA
- the LOC116211607 gene encoding zinc finger CCCH domain-containing protein 30-like codes for MKRSMKSKRVSWAPGVNLCQVALFKKDDPASSVGLKHVQIHTSCNSYADGLQPNCLPPGFGCSTLQVSHVPAVKWSSPPKFAVNPNWRVAASEESQEVGAQLLRESKELESVYPRSSSIPSSPSVSLEAQAERFNDNLTPVIPIIPIEEVETVDPQLHLKLPPCAPEARQISEPETRKRVPPPTEKTSPPKLTVVATAGTDAAAAAASAALTVLLKSTERGSMIDTNLLIKILSDPKMVEKLMKNSAGSFSLPKLNPTVSLPVPDIKAPKLDMPQAPSGRKLDIPSYGSDLIKTAHAPGLVSVPIPVTAHANGQVPFSRSAVPFTKTNPMNLTPVVAPIPAPVSSAEAAKPQPVKGIDYYKNLIRQHGVETQQDMVQINGIQNPLDNSISDHQKLKPMEMTPKRQHQQKHCMFYNSPQGCRRGSNCPFQHGPILPQWRTGTLMDEPSAKRMRLGDEIMGR; via the exons ATGAAGCGATCGATGAAATCGAAACGGGTCTCGTGGGCTCCGGGGGTTAATCTTTGTCAG GTTGCTCTCTTCAAGAAAGACGATCCTGCTTCCAGTGTTGGACTCAAGCATGTTCAGATCCACACATCATGCAATTCATATGCAGATGGTCTCCAACCCAATTGTCTGCCCCCTGGGTTTGGATGTTCCACATTACAGGTTTCCCATGTCCCTGCCGTCAAGTGGAGTTCTCCTCCCAAA TTTGCTGTAAACCCCAACTGGCGTGTTGCAGCCAGTGAAGAAAGTCAAGAGGTGGGAGCCCAACTTCTCAGAGAATCGAAAGAGCTAGAATCAGTTTATCCTCGTTCATCCTCAATCCCATCTAG TCCGTCTGTTTCTTTGGAAGCTCAAGCAGAACGATTCAATGATAACCTAACTCCGGTAATACCGATAATTCCCATTGAGGAAGTCGAGACTGTTGATCCGCAACTGCACCTCAAGCTGCCACCTTGTGCCCCTGAAGCCCGTCAAATTTCAGAGCCCGAAACTCGTAAACGAGTCCCCCCACCAACTGAGAAGACATCTCCCCCGAAGCTGACGGTGGTGGCTACCGCAGGCACtgatgctgctgctgctgctgcttctgcaGCGTTAACTGTTCTCCTCAAGAGCACTGAGCGGGGAAGCATGATCGACACGAATTTGCTCATCAAGATCCTCAGCGACCCGAAGATGGTTGAGAAGCTAATGAAAAATTCTGCGGGGAGCTTCTCTTTGCCCAAGTTAAATCCGACAGTTTCCTTGCCAGTTCCGGACATCAAAGCGCCAAAGCTGGACATGCCTCAAGCTCCCTCAGGGCGAAAGCTGGACATTCCATCTTATGGTTCGGATCTGATCAAAACCGCTCATGCTCCAGGTCTGGTTTCGGTTCCTATTCCTGTTACTGCTCACGCTAATGGTCAGGTTCCATTTTCAAGATCAGCAGTCCCCTTCACCAAGACCAACCCGATGAATCTAACCCCTGTGGTTGCTCCAATTCCTGCCCCGGTGTCCTCTGCTGAAGCTGCGAAACCACAGCCTGTGAAAGGAATCGACTACTATAAAAACCTTATAAGGCAACATGGAGTAGAAACACAACAGGACATGGTTCAAATCAATGGAATTCAGAATCCCCTGGACAACTCGATTTCAGATCATCAGAAACTAAAACCCATGGAAATGACCCCTAAACGCCAGCATCAGCAGAAGCATTGCATGTTCTATAACAGCCCACAGGGGTGCCGGAGGGGCTCTAATTGCCCATTCCAGCACGGGCCTATCCTGCCCCAGTGGCGGACTGGTACTTTGATGGACGAACCGAGTGCAAAGAGGATGAGGTTGGGCGATGAAATCATGGGTAGGTAA